From the genome of Labrys wisconsinensis, one region includes:
- a CDS encoding LysR family transcriptional regulator produces MNRELLAHLPIVAAVARAGGFAAAAARLGMSPSAVSHAVRTVEDGLGVPLFARTTRSVALTEAGAGFLASVGPALAAIEEAGERVLAERGRVTGLLRLNVPRVALPIAITPVLAELAWRHPDLTVEITSDEALADIVAGGFDAGVRLGGMIAEDMVAVRLTPPFPAIMVCAPSYIEARGEPAAVAELSRHNCIGYRLISTGAAYAWDLRDGDAELAVAVAGTVRVTDSGYARELALSGVGIAYLFEPLVRADIRAGRLTWVLPAASIEEPGLFLYFPRGAAAMPKLRAFLDVAHEVLRPAREE; encoded by the coding sequence ATGAACCGCGAGCTTCTGGCGCATCTGCCGATCGTGGCCGCCGTGGCCCGGGCGGGCGGCTTTGCCGCCGCGGCCGCGCGCCTCGGCATGAGCCCGTCGGCCGTCAGCCACGCCGTCCGCACGGTCGAGGACGGCCTCGGCGTGCCGCTCTTCGCCCGCACCACGCGCAGCGTCGCCCTGACCGAGGCCGGGGCCGGGTTCCTGGCGTCGGTCGGCCCGGCGCTGGCGGCGATCGAGGAGGCCGGCGAGCGCGTCCTGGCGGAGCGGGGGCGGGTCACCGGGCTGCTGCGCCTCAACGTGCCCCGGGTGGCGCTGCCGATCGCGATCACGCCGGTGCTGGCGGAGCTCGCCTGGCGCCATCCCGACCTGACGGTCGAGATCACCTCCGACGAGGCGCTGGCGGACATCGTCGCCGGCGGCTTCGACGCCGGCGTCCGCCTCGGCGGCATGATCGCCGAGGACATGGTGGCGGTGCGGCTGACCCCGCCATTCCCAGCGATCATGGTCTGCGCGCCGAGCTATATCGAGGCCAGGGGCGAGCCGGCGGCGGTGGCCGAGCTCAGCCGGCACAATTGCATCGGCTACCGCCTCATCTCGACCGGCGCCGCCTATGCCTGGGACCTCAGGGACGGCGACGCCGAGCTCGCTGTCGCGGTCGCCGGCACCGTGCGGGTCACGGATTCCGGCTATGCCCGGGAGCTCGCCTTGAGCGGCGTCGGGATCGCCTATCTCTTCGAGCCGCTGGTCAGGGCCGACATCCGGGCGGGGCGCCTGACCTGGGTCCTGCCGGCGGCCAGCATCGAGGAGCCCGGGCTGTTCCTGTACTTCCCGCGCGGCGCCGCCGCCATGCCGAAGCTGCGCGCCTTCCTCGACGTCGCGCACGAGGTGCTGCGGCCGGCGCGCGAGGAATGA
- a CDS encoding threonine aldolase family protein, whose product MYDLRSDVLAPLAPAVLQALAAAAQRQPGFGRHEDEEERRLVREAADLCGFEDGLFVPTGTLANQIALRLWCAPGEAVLAERESHVAVNEVAATAALNGVVVRPVEGRRGHLAPAMVEAALAIRSGSASERRTRLVWLENTHNRAGGTVMPAGWLDGIAAICRGRGLHLHVDGARIWHAAVAAGTAPAEAVRGASSVMVGLNKILGAPVGALLLASRDAIDEAARIQKMFGGLWRPVGPLAAAARVALAGYRPRAKAAHEAAAVFAARLAAELGNAVCDPVPDTNIVMLDFGGEAAVDALLTRLSDQPVRVAPYRNGRVRCVLHAGLSPRDARDAAELICRAAPDAPDQACGDGP is encoded by the coding sequence ATGTACGATCTGCGCAGCGACGTGCTCGCCCCTCTCGCCCCCGCCGTGCTCCAGGCCCTCGCGGCGGCGGCGCAGCGCCAGCCCGGCTTCGGCCGGCACGAGGACGAGGAGGAGCGGCGCCTCGTCCGCGAGGCCGCCGACCTCTGCGGCTTCGAGGACGGGTTGTTCGTGCCGACCGGCACGCTCGCCAACCAGATCGCCCTGCGCCTGTGGTGCGCGCCCGGCGAGGCGGTGCTCGCCGAGCGTGAAAGCCACGTCGCCGTCAACGAGGTCGCCGCGACCGCGGCGCTCAACGGCGTGGTGGTGCGGCCGGTCGAAGGCCGGCGCGGCCACCTGGCGCCGGCCATGGTGGAGGCGGCGCTCGCCATCCGCTCGGGCTCGGCGAGCGAGCGGCGGACCCGGCTCGTCTGGCTGGAGAACACGCACAACCGCGCCGGCGGCACGGTCATGCCGGCCGGCTGGCTGGACGGGATCGCCGCGATCTGCCGCGGCCGCGGCCTGCACCTGCACGTCGACGGCGCGCGCATCTGGCACGCGGCGGTCGCGGCCGGCACGGCGCCGGCGGAGGCGGTGCGCGGCGCCTCCAGCGTCATGGTCGGCCTCAACAAGATCCTCGGCGCGCCCGTGGGAGCCCTGCTGCTCGCCTCCCGGGACGCCATCGACGAGGCCGCGCGGATCCAGAAGATGTTCGGCGGGCTCTGGCGCCCGGTCGGCCCGCTCGCCGCCGCGGCCCGCGTCGCCCTCGCCGGCTATCGGCCGCGGGCGAAGGCCGCGCACGAAGCCGCCGCGGTCTTCGCCGCGCGCCTCGCCGCGGAGCTGGGCAACGCGGTCTGCGATCCCGTCCCCGACACCAACATCGTCATGCTGGATTTCGGCGGGGAGGCCGCCGTCGACGCCCTGCTGACGCGCCTCTCGGACCAGCCCGTGCGGGTCGCGCCCTATCGCAACGGCCGCGTGCGCTGCGTGCTGCATGCCGGGCTGTCGCCCCGGGACGCCCGGGACGCGGCCGAGCTGATCTGCCGGGCCGCGCCGGATGCGCCGGACCAGGCTTGCGGAGACGGACCATGA
- a CDS encoding metallophosphoesterase family protein translates to MRVLHLSDPHLRHDDPASAARWLRLAAVVAELAPDLIVNTGDIVRDDPGDAADHAFAAQALRALGVEVLSVPGNHDVGDGPPSAPAPDRDLIARFRALHGPEHWLRPAGDWHLVGVNAMVLGTGMAEDAEEWAWLEAALAAAAPGPTALFLHKPPFLISPHEDTAISAAMPPAARVRLWDLARRHGVRLIGCGHRHEYRAVLHDGILTVWAPTTSALLDEATAPLEPRPFAGVVDYAFIGGTVVHRCIPLA, encoded by the coding sequence ATGAGGGTGCTGCATCTCAGCGATCCGCACCTGCGTCACGACGACCCGGCATCGGCGGCGCGCTGGCTGCGTCTCGCCGCTGTGGTGGCCGAGCTCGCGCCAGACCTGATCGTCAACACCGGCGACATCGTCCGTGACGATCCCGGCGACGCCGCCGATCATGCCTTCGCCGCGCAGGCCTTGCGGGCGCTCGGCGTCGAGGTGCTCTCCGTGCCCGGCAACCACGACGTCGGCGACGGCCCGCCCTCGGCGCCGGCGCCCGATCGCGACCTCATCGCCCGCTTTCGTGCGCTCCACGGCCCGGAGCACTGGCTGCGCCCCGCCGGCGATTGGCACCTCGTCGGCGTCAACGCCATGGTGCTCGGCACCGGCATGGCGGAAGACGCCGAGGAATGGGCCTGGCTCGAAGCCGCGCTCGCCGCCGCGGCGCCGGGGCCGACGGCCCTGTTCCTGCACAAGCCGCCGTTCCTGATCTCCCCGCACGAGGATACGGCGATCTCCGCGGCGATGCCGCCGGCCGCCCGGGTCCGGCTCTGGGACCTCGCCAGGCGGCACGGCGTCCGGCTGATCGGCTGCGGGCACCGGCACGAATACCGCGCCGTCCTGCACGACGGCATCCTGACGGTGTGGGCGCCGACCACCAGCGCCCTGCTCGACGAGGCCACGGCCCCGCTGGAGCCGCGCCCCTTCGCCGGCGTCGTCGACTATGCCTTCATCGGCGGCACGGTCGTCCACCGCTGCATCCCCCTCGCCTGA
- a CDS encoding amino acid ABC transporter ATP-binding protein produces MSSIERTDALLGIERLSKSFAGQPVLREVSLAVPEGRVTAIIGSSGSGKSTLLRCVNTLEDYEAGTIRLRGERLGYAGEGRTRRRLGDRRLSAQRGRIGMVFQGYNLFPHLTARQNIMLGLRRVGGQGRAEAAEAAAGWLARVGLAERAEHYPYQLSGGQQQRVAIARAFALRPELVLLDEVTSALDPELVGEVLAVIRALAGAGMTMMVVSHELAFVRDVADEVAFMHQGRIVEIGPPAELLQRPATPELAAFIARFRTRPGPAAIALPQEAPA; encoded by the coding sequence ATGTCGTCTATTGAGCGCACGGACGCGCTGCTCGGCATCGAGCGGCTGAGCAAGAGCTTCGCCGGCCAGCCGGTCCTGCGCGAGGTCTCGCTTGCCGTGCCGGAGGGGCGCGTCACCGCCATCATCGGCTCCTCCGGCTCCGGCAAGTCGACGCTGCTGCGCTGCGTCAACACGCTAGAGGACTACGAGGCCGGCACCATCCGGCTGCGCGGGGAGCGCCTCGGCTATGCCGGCGAGGGCCGGACGCGCCGGCGCCTCGGCGACAGGCGGCTTTCGGCCCAGCGCGGCCGCATCGGCATGGTGTTCCAGGGCTACAACCTGTTCCCGCATCTGACGGCCCGGCAGAACATCATGCTGGGCCTGCGCCGGGTCGGCGGCCAGGGCCGCGCCGAGGCGGCCGAGGCCGCGGCCGGCTGGCTCGCCCGCGTCGGCCTGGCCGAGCGCGCCGAGCACTATCCCTATCAGCTCTCCGGCGGGCAGCAGCAGCGGGTGGCGATCGCCCGCGCCTTCGCGCTGCGGCCCGAGCTGGTCCTGCTCGACGAGGTGACTTCCGCGCTCGATCCGGAGCTGGTCGGCGAGGTGCTCGCCGTCATCCGCGCGCTCGCCGGGGCCGGCATGACCATGATGGTGGTGAGCCACGAGCTCGCCTTCGTGCGCGACGTGGCCGACGAGGTCGCGTTCATGCACCAGGGCCGGATCGTCGAGATCGGCCCGCCGGCCGAGCTGCTGCAGCGGCCGGCGACGCCGGAGCTCGCCGCCTTCATCGCCCGCTTCCGCACGCGGCCGGGACCGGCCGCCATTGCTCTGCCTCAGGAGGCCCCGGCATGA
- a CDS encoding ABC transporter permease subunit (The N-terminal region of this protein, as described by TIGR01726, is a three transmembrane segment that identifies a subfamily of ABC transporter permease subunits, which specificities that include histidine, arginine, glutamine, glutamate, L-cystine (sic), the opines (in Agrobacterium) octopine and nopaline, etc.) translates to MAGEGADIVHTLWAGRHAVLAGLEVTGLMAGGGLALGLGIAAPLAVAGVFGPRLLRLAVGLYVFVLRGTPLLVTLLFLFFGLGAVWQALPAMLAAALAMGLYAGAHLTEIFRGAIQSIPAAQIDAAKAVGLPFCARLTAVVAPLSLPRALPSVTNVAADMVKASTLVSALGVGDLLMTGQDMAMRTLLIPQVYITLWAAYLAINLSLGAVGRWLEGRFRHVVY, encoded by the coding sequence ATGGCCGGCGAGGGCGCGGACATCGTCCACACGCTATGGGCCGGCCGGCACGCGGTGCTCGCCGGCCTCGAGGTCACGGGCCTGATGGCCGGCGGCGGGCTGGCGCTCGGCCTCGGCATCGCCGCCCCGCTCGCCGTCGCCGGCGTGTTCGGGCCACGCCTCCTGCGCCTGGCTGTCGGGCTCTACGTCTTCGTCCTGCGCGGCACGCCGCTGCTCGTCACCCTGCTGTTCCTGTTCTTCGGCCTCGGCGCCGTCTGGCAGGCGCTGCCGGCCATGCTCGCCGCCGCGCTGGCGATGGGCCTCTATGCCGGCGCCCATCTCACCGAGATCTTCCGCGGCGCGATCCAGTCGATCCCGGCCGCGCAGATCGACGCGGCCAAGGCGGTGGGCCTGCCGTTCTGCGCGCGCCTCACCGCGGTGGTGGCGCCGTTGTCGCTTCCCCGCGCCCTCCCCTCCGTCACCAACGTCGCCGCCGACATGGTGAAGGCGTCGACGCTGGTCTCCGCCCTCGGCGTCGGCGACCTCCTGATGACGGGCCAGGACATGGCCATGCGCACGCTCTTGATCCCGCAGGTCTACATCACGCTCTGGGCCGCCTATCTCGCCATCAATCTCAGCCTCGGCGCCGTCGGCCGCTGGCTGGAGGGACGGTTTCGCCATGTCGTCTATTGA
- a CDS encoding amino acid ABC transporter permease, with product MQGYRFDWTVVWQYRQALAQALALSLELAAASLSIGLVLGLGFAWLSQSRRRSLRGLAHAYVATARSTPLLLLVFLVYLVLPQYGLRGLTANQTFVAALSVTAGGYLCENFRSAFASMPRAYLDSARAIGLTAWQRQVHVVLPIALRYALPSLTNSAVSVFKDTSIASMISVRELTFTAREISTNFFRVFEAWFVVAGLYLAVSTLMALLARRLERRMPRLS from the coding sequence GTGCAGGGCTATCGCTTCGACTGGACCGTGGTCTGGCAATACCGCCAGGCCCTTGCGCAGGCGCTGGCGCTCAGTCTCGAGCTCGCGGCCGCCTCGCTCTCGATCGGCCTCGTGCTGGGCCTCGGCTTCGCCTGGCTGTCGCAATCGCGGCGCCGCTCTCTCCGCGGCCTGGCGCACGCCTATGTGGCGACCGCACGGAGCACGCCGCTGCTGCTCCTGGTCTTCCTGGTCTATCTCGTGCTGCCGCAATACGGGCTGCGCGGCCTCACGGCGAACCAGACCTTCGTCGCTGCGCTCTCCGTCACGGCCGGCGGCTATCTCTGCGAGAACTTCCGCTCCGCCTTTGCCTCCATGCCCCGGGCCTATCTCGACAGCGCCCGGGCGATCGGCCTCACCGCGTGGCAGCGCCAGGTCCATGTCGTCCTGCCCATCGCCCTGCGCTACGCCTTGCCGTCCCTGACCAACAGCGCGGTCTCGGTCTTCAAGGACACGTCGATCGCCTCGATGATCTCGGTCCGGGAGCTGACGTTCACGGCGCGCGAGATCAGCACCAACTTCTTCCGCGTCTTCGAGGCCTGGTTCGTGGTCGCCGGCCTCTATCTCGCGGTCTCGACGCTGATGGCCCTCCTCGCCCGCCGCCTCGAGCGGCGGATGCCGAGACTGTCGTGA
- a CDS encoding transporter substrate-binding domain-containing protein, whose translation MPNQPLDRRALLGASLLAGMGGAALALPAAAQSSAGAAGDDKLQEVLSRGHLIVGTGTDIPPFYFRQENGDLAGFEIDLARLLAKGLFNDPGKVEFVTQTSDARIPNLLANRIDLTIQNLTVTAGRALQIDFTVPYYRDGQGFLLRADGRYRDFAALKAAGADTTISAIQNVFIESWIREVLPDAKVEQFATPDAALQALNAGRADAHYITYSRIPWTLKQLPGRYLDSGFSHRAGSVACGIRQGQPRWLSFLDTALREAMTGVDFAAYAALFKTWLDTDLPAPRTGQPHEFAA comes from the coding sequence ATGCCGAACCAGCCCCTGGATCGTCGCGCGCTCCTCGGCGCGTCCCTGCTCGCCGGCATGGGAGGCGCCGCCCTCGCCCTGCCCGCCGCGGCGCAGTCGAGTGCCGGCGCCGCCGGCGACGACAAGCTGCAGGAGGTGCTCTCGCGCGGGCACCTGATCGTGGGAACGGGCACCGACATTCCGCCCTTCTACTTCCGGCAGGAGAACGGCGACCTCGCCGGCTTCGAGATCGACCTCGCCCGTCTGCTGGCAAAAGGCCTGTTCAACGATCCCGGCAAGGTCGAGTTCGTGACGCAGACCTCCGATGCGCGCATTCCGAACCTGCTCGCCAACCGCATCGACCTCACCATCCAGAACCTCACCGTCACCGCCGGCCGCGCCCTGCAGATCGATTTCACCGTGCCCTATTACCGCGACGGCCAGGGCTTCCTGCTGAGGGCCGACGGCCGCTACCGGGATTTCGCGGCGCTGAAGGCCGCCGGCGCGGACACGACCATCAGCGCCATCCAGAACGTCTTCATCGAAAGCTGGATCCGGGAAGTGCTGCCGGACGCGAAGGTGGAGCAGTTTGCCACGCCGGATGCCGCCCTGCAGGCCCTCAACGCCGGCCGCGCCGACGCCCACTACATCACCTATAGCCGCATTCCCTGGACCTTGAAGCAGCTTCCCGGCCGCTACCTCGACAGCGGCTTTTCCCATCGCGCCGGATCGGTCGCCTGCGGCATCCGGCAGGGCCAGCCGCGCTGGCTGAGCTTCCTCGACACCGCGCTGCGCGAAGCGATGACCGGCGTCGACTTCGCCGCCTATGCCGCTCTGTTCAAGACCTGGCTCGACACCGACCTGCCCGCGCCCAGGACCGGCCAGCCCCACGAATTCGCCGCCTGA
- the phnF gene encoding phosphonate metabolism transcriptional regulator PhnF yields MKSSTPDVGSDAGEHEAPDGRDAPARPAWRAVEQHLRGAIERGDLAVGAQVPTEMELMERFGSSRYAVRRALTVLQSDGLVRIEQGRGTFVHDGFLVSYRLGDRPRFTNVLIENQITPGQEILRIDRVPAEAEIAQALGCEAGSDVVLMELLGYANGQVVKHDTNHFPLPRFEGFEPVLRGTGSVTEAFAAFGIADYRRRHTSIVGRLPTAAEARMLRQLPSQPVFECLRVDVDPADRPIVVGRTIFSCERVRLTLGE; encoded by the coding sequence ATGAAGAGCAGCACCCCGGATGTGGGATCGGACGCCGGCGAGCATGAGGCGCCGGATGGGCGGGATGCGCCCGCGCGGCCGGCCTGGCGCGCAGTCGAGCAGCACCTGCGCGGGGCGATCGAGCGTGGCGATCTCGCCGTCGGCGCCCAGGTGCCGACCGAGATGGAGCTGATGGAGCGCTTCGGCTCCAGCCGCTATGCCGTGCGCCGGGCCCTGACCGTGCTGCAGAGCGACGGGCTGGTGCGGATCGAGCAGGGGCGCGGCACGTTCGTGCACGATGGCTTCCTGGTCTCCTACCGGCTCGGCGACCGGCCGCGCTTCACCAATGTGCTGATCGAGAACCAGATCACGCCGGGCCAGGAGATCCTGCGGATCGACCGCGTGCCGGCGGAGGCCGAGATCGCGCAGGCCCTCGGCTGCGAGGCCGGAAGCGACGTGGTGCTGATGGAGCTGCTCGGCTACGCCAACGGCCAGGTGGTCAAGCACGACACCAACCATTTCCCGCTGCCGCGCTTCGAGGGATTCGAGCCGGTGCTGCGCGGCACCGGCTCGGTCACGGAAGCCTTCGCTGCCTTCGGCATCGCCGACTACCGGCGCAGGCACACCTCGATCGTCGGGCGGCTGCCGACCGCGGCGGAGGCGCGCATGCTGCGGCAGCTGCCGAGCCAGCCGGTGTTCGAATGCCTGCGCGTCGACGTCGACCCGGCCGACCGGCCGATCGTCGTCGGGCGCACGATCTTCTCGTGCGAGCGCGTGCGGCTGACGCTGGGCGAGTGA
- a CDS encoding winged helix-turn-helix transcriptional regulator translates to MPDFDGRIFRADCGSRLLLDQLADKWSVLILAVLCAEPQRFNSLKRRLEGVTQKALTQALRRLERNGIVERRVLPVSPVAVEYRMTPLGHTLKQPFEALSAWTLAHLPEVEAARQAFDERGEGSAEA, encoded by the coding sequence ATGCCGGACTTCGACGGCCGCATCTTCCGGGCGGACTGCGGCAGCCGCCTGCTGCTCGACCAGCTCGCCGACAAGTGGTCGGTCCTGATCCTGGCCGTGCTCTGCGCCGAGCCGCAGCGCTTCAACAGCCTCAAGCGCCGCCTGGAGGGCGTGACGCAGAAGGCGCTGACCCAGGCCCTGCGCCGCCTGGAGCGCAACGGCATCGTCGAGCGGCGGGTCCTTCCGGTCTCGCCGGTGGCGGTGGAGTACCGGATGACGCCGCTCGGCCACACGCTCAAGCAGCCCTTCGAGGCGCTGTCGGCCTGGACGCTCGCCCATCTGCCGGAGGTGGAGGCGGCCCGGCAGGCCTTCGACGAGCGAGGCGAGGGATCGGCCGAAGCCTGA
- a CDS encoding NADH:flavin oxidoreductase has protein sequence MISSSLDALFRPFRLKSLTLKNRIVMAPMTRSFSPGGVPGADVAAYYRRRAEGEVGLILSEGTAIDRPGARNDPNVPFFHGEAALAGWQRVIQEVHAAGGRMGPQIWHVGAVKSFQTEWEQGGIESPSGLVAPGAPRGEAMSEEAVADTIAAYGRAAADARRLGFDVVEIHGAHGYLLDQFFWSGTNARGDRYGGATLKQRSRFAAEVVKAIRGAVGPDFPIILRLSQWKQQDYAVRLADTPDAMADWLVPLAEAGVDAFHCSQRRFWEAEFPEVDGEDGLNFAGWAKTLTGAGTISVGSVGLSGDFFGSFGGEGSEPAGLDALLRRLERDEFDLIAVGRALLNDPRWALKIRAGDTDGLKAFSAGAFAELV, from the coding sequence ATGATCTCGTCGTCCCTCGACGCCCTGTTCCGGCCGTTCCGGCTGAAGTCGCTGACACTGAAGAATCGCATTGTCATGGCGCCGATGACGCGTTCCTTCTCCCCCGGCGGCGTGCCGGGCGCGGACGTCGCGGCCTATTACCGGCGCCGCGCCGAGGGCGAGGTCGGGCTGATCCTCTCCGAGGGCACGGCGATCGACCGGCCGGGGGCCCGCAACGACCCGAACGTGCCGTTCTTCCACGGCGAGGCGGCGCTCGCCGGCTGGCAGCGGGTGATCCAGGAGGTCCACGCGGCCGGCGGCCGGATGGGGCCGCAGATCTGGCATGTCGGCGCCGTCAAGAGCTTCCAGACCGAGTGGGAGCAGGGCGGAATCGAGAGCCCCTCCGGCCTGGTCGCGCCCGGCGCTCCGCGTGGCGAGGCCATGAGCGAGGAGGCTGTCGCCGACACCATCGCCGCCTATGGCCGCGCGGCCGCCGACGCCCGGCGCCTCGGCTTCGACGTGGTGGAGATCCACGGCGCGCACGGCTATCTCCTCGACCAGTTCTTCTGGAGCGGCACCAACGCGCGCGGCGACCGCTACGGCGGCGCCACGCTGAAGCAACGGTCGCGGTTCGCCGCCGAGGTGGTGAAGGCGATACGCGGCGCGGTCGGCCCCGATTTCCCCATCATCCTGCGCCTCAGCCAGTGGAAGCAGCAGGACTATGCCGTGCGCCTCGCCGATACGCCCGATGCCATGGCCGATTGGCTCGTGCCGCTGGCCGAGGCCGGGGTGGATGCCTTCCACTGCTCGCAGCGCCGTTTCTGGGAAGCGGAATTCCCGGAGGTCGACGGCGAGGACGGCCTCAACTTCGCCGGCTGGGCCAAGACGCTCACCGGTGCCGGCACGATCAGCGTCGGCTCGGTCGGCCTTTCCGGCGATTTCTTCGGCTCGTTCGGCGGCGAGGGCTCCGAACCGGCAGGCCTGGACGCCCTGCTGCGCCGGCTGGAGCGGGACGAGTTCGACCTGATCGCCGTCGGCCGGGCCCTGCTGAACGACCCGCGCTGGGCGCTGAAGATCAGGGCAGGCGACACGGACGGGCTGAAGGCGTTCAGCGCCGGCGCCTTCGCCGAGCTGGTCTGA
- a CDS encoding MerR family transcriptional regulator, with translation MLISAFARATGLTPDTVRFYVRRGLLVPQTNGKGGRNPYQHFTAENVREARLIRMAQSLGLSLKEIAAVGVEHREGRITRERSIELMAAQLARLERKAAELEAMAGYLRAKIAWLESGEQGPEPDFGDHAGAGCG, from the coding sequence ATGCTGATCTCGGCCTTCGCGCGGGCGACGGGGCTGACGCCCGACACCGTCCGCTTCTATGTCCGGCGCGGACTTCTGGTGCCGCAGACGAACGGCAAGGGCGGCCGCAATCCCTACCAGCACTTCACGGCGGAGAACGTGCGCGAGGCGCGGCTGATCCGCATGGCGCAGTCGCTGGGCCTGTCGCTGAAGGAGATCGCGGCGGTCGGCGTGGAGCATCGCGAGGGGCGCATCACCCGCGAGCGCAGCATCGAGCTCATGGCCGCGCAGCTCGCCCGGCTGGAGCGCAAGGCGGCGGAGCTCGAGGCGATGGCCGGCTATCTCCGCGCCAAGATCGCCTGGCTGGAAAGCGGCGAGCAGGGGCCGGAGCCGGATTTCGGCGACCATGCCGGCGCCGGCTGCGGATGA
- a CDS encoding oxidoreductase — protein MNRTALVTGASSGIGEATAKALLADGYTVYAAARRLDRMAGLAAAGVRPIALDLIDDASMVAAVEKILGETGRIDVLVNNAGYGSYGALEDVPLEEARRQFEVNLFGAARLCQLVLPAMRTQKGGRIVNVSSIGGKGGEPFGAWYHATKFALEGLSDSLRMELIPFGIDVIVIEPGAIRTEWGGIAHESMLRMSGDTAYGPYARRHARLHERAGTRMASPPEVVARIIARAVASKRPRTRYPAGGGARWILLIQRFLTDRMQDRLMWRVSQGGA, from the coding sequence ATGAACAGAACGGCCCTGGTGACGGGCGCCTCGTCGGGCATCGGCGAAGCGACGGCAAAGGCTTTGCTGGCCGACGGCTACACCGTCTATGCGGCGGCGCGGCGCCTCGACCGCATGGCGGGGCTCGCCGCCGCCGGCGTGCGTCCGATCGCCCTCGACCTCATCGACGATGCCTCGATGGTCGCCGCGGTGGAGAAGATCCTCGGCGAGACCGGCCGCATCGACGTGCTGGTCAACAATGCCGGCTATGGCAGCTACGGCGCCCTGGAGGACGTGCCGCTCGAAGAGGCGCGCCGCCAGTTCGAGGTCAACCTGTTCGGCGCCGCCCGGCTCTGCCAGCTGGTGCTGCCGGCGATGCGGACGCAGAAGGGCGGCCGGATCGTCAATGTCAGCTCGATCGGCGGCAAGGGCGGCGAGCCTTTCGGCGCCTGGTACCACGCCACCAAGTTCGCGCTGGAGGGCCTCAGCGACAGCCTGCGCATGGAACTGATCCCCTTCGGCATCGACGTGATCGTGATCGAGCCCGGCGCCATCCGCACCGAATGGGGCGGCATCGCCCACGAGAGCATGCTGCGCATGTCCGGCGACACGGCCTACGGCCCCTATGCCCGCCGCCATGCCCGGCTGCACGAACGGGCCGGAACGCGCATGGCCTCCCCACCGGAGGTCGTCGCCCGCATCATCGCCCGGGCCGTCGCCTCGAAGCGCCCGCGCACGCGCTATCCCGCCGGCGGCGGGGCGCGCTGGATCCTGCTGATCCAGCGCTTCCTGACCGACCGGATGCAGGACCGGCTGATGTGGCGGGTGTCGCAGGGCGGGGCGTAG